A single Seriola aureovittata isolate HTS-2021-v1 ecotype China chromosome 19, ASM2101889v1, whole genome shotgun sequence DNA region contains:
- the angel2 gene encoding protein angel homolog 2 isoform X1: MFLRRLSSLGSAFLPRRRPALCSASSPSVPQVVPAPHPWWSVQGFPPWPPRLPHTHPPARQVFTGRTLHPHNINHGNFGRSWRSFSTCGGLLMERSGRDREPPQKRRKSEEERRNEEERGRHTGGAAGATGGKAKDGSAKREHHHLDPSVDRRPRPNHHFRDGGEERRRSGAAGGSRDKDGDRTKTVSQDRQRRDGSGRDATPNQRWHKDSQAAGSRTQTPKSKPEQGQVPTHKPKPNPWFKGRGAEEQGGHHKNTKGPEEQTRDRRGGGGPWAGLPSQPRGTTPLNPWQGAGATRQPPPPRTPPPPATPQAEAAPVQPLHRHWESSPFCSTYPQPPGVSAAFDFSVMSYNILSQELLQDNDYLYKHCDPAVLPWEYRLPNLLTEIQQLDADILCLQEVQEDHYENQIKPALQRLGYQCEYKKRTGRKPDGCAIIFKSSRLSLLSSNPVEFLRPSDALLDRDNVGLVVLLRPNHASNHSDPSAFICVANTHLLYNPRRGDIKLAQLAILLAEISRLSRLPDGSTNPVVLCGDFNSTPWSPLYSFLTTGRLDYRGLPIGMVSGQENVPRAQRLLTSPIWSQSLGINHLCQYENRPTADSSPTCPSAVCVTAVEGAISNLTVEDLSTKAAVAFHRARIEHGLKLQSTYQHHLMPDGRPEITTCHSRTAITVDYILFTPEVTSPPSCPGGGGGGLQLLGRLSLVGQPELQEVNSLPNQHHSSDHLPLLARFRFQR, translated from the exons ATGTTCCTTCGCCGGCTGAGCTCCCTCGGCTCCGCCTTCCTTCCCCGCAGACGCCCTGCTCTCTGCAGCGCCTCCTCCCCCTCCGTCCCCCAGGTTGTCCCCGCTCCACATCCATGGTGGTCAGTGCAGGGATTTCCCCCCTGGCCTCCGCGACtcccccacacccacccaccagCTCGTCAGGTTTTCACAGGGAGGACGTTACACCCTCATAACATCAACCACGGTAACTTTGGCCGGAGTTGGCGTTCGTTCTCCACCTGCGGCGGTCTCTTGATGGAGCGGTCCGGCAGAGATCGAGAGCCTCCTCAGAAACGGAGgaagagtgaagaggagaggaggaacgAGGAGGAACGAGGAAGACacacaggaggagcagcaggggcGACGGGAGGCAAGGCCAAGGATGGAAGCGCCAAGAGGGAGCACCATCACCTGGATCCCAGCGTGGACAGACGCCCCCGACCAAACCACCACTTCAGAGatggaggtgaagagaggaggaggagcggagCTGCAGGCGGCAGCAGAGATAAAGACGGAGACAGAACTAAAACTGTGAGtcaagacagacagaggagagacggCAGCGGTCGAGACGCGACCCCGAATCAAAGGTGGCATAAAGATTCACAGGCTGCAGGATCCAGGACTCAAACCCCGAAGTCTAAACCCGAACAGGGTCAGGTTCCCACGCACAAACCCAAACCTAACCCCTGGTTCAAAGGGAGGGGGGCGGAGGAGCAGGGGGGGCATCACAAGAATACAAAGGGACCGGAGGAACAGACAAGGGACAGACGTGGCGGTGGAGGTCCGTGGGCGGGACTTCCGTCCCAGCCTCGCGGAACCACTCCCCTAAACCCGTGGCAGGGAGCTGGAGCCACCAGACAACCTCCTCCACCTCGAACCCCCCCCCCGCCCGCCACACCACAGGCGGAGGCCGCACCAGTCCAAC ctcTTCACAGACACTGGGAGTCTTCTCCTTTCTGCAGTACCTACCCACAGCCACCGGGGGTCAGCGCAGCCTTCGACTTCTCCGTGATGTCCTACAACATCCTGTcccaggagctgctgcaggacaacGACTACCTGTACAAACACTGCGACCCCGCCGTCCTGCCCTGGGAGTACCGGCTGCCCAACCTGCTGACAGAGATCCAGCAGCTCGACGCCGAC atCCTGTGTCTGCAAGAAGTCCAGGAGGACCACTATGAAAACCAGATTAAACCTGCTCTACAGAGActag gttaCCAGTGTGAGTATAAGAAGCGGACAGGAAGGAAACCAGACGGCTGTGCTATCATCTTCAAGTCGTCccgcctctccctcctctcctccaatcCGGTTGAGTTTTTACGCCCCAGTGACGCCCTCCTCGACCGGGACAACGTTGGACTGGTCGTGCTGCTTCGACCTAACCACGCCTCCAACCACTCGGATCCCTCCGCCTTCATCTGTGTCGCCAACACGCACCTCCTCTACAACCCCCGCCGCGGTGACATCAAGCTGGCCCAGCTCGCCATCCTGTTGGCTGAGATCAGCCGGCTGTCCCGCCTCCCAGACGGGTCGACTAATCCCGTTGTGCTCTGCGGGGATTTTAACTCCACCCCCTGGAGTCCACTGTACAGCTTCCTGACCACTGGCCGCCTGGACTACAGAGGACTACCGATCGGCATg gtgtCTGGTCAGGAGAATGTTCCCAGAGCTCAGCGTCTCCTCACGTCTCCCATCTGGTCTCAGAGTTTAGGAATCAACCACCTGTGTCAGTACGAGAACCGACCCACAGCTGACTCCTCCCCCACCTGTCCCTCAG ctGTCTGTGTCACAGCTGTGGAGGGCGCCATCTCTAATCTGACTGTAGAAGATCTCTCCACCAAAGCTGCCGTCGCCTTTCACAG agcgAGGATCGAGCATGGCCTGAAGCTGCAGTCGACCTATCAGCATCACCTGATGCCTGATGGGAGACCTGAGATCACCACCTGTCACTCCCGCACGGCCATTACTGTGGATTACATCCTGTTCACTCCcg AAGTCACCTCCCCTCCCTCG
- the angel2 gene encoding protein angel homolog 2 isoform X2 — protein MFLRRLSSLGSAFLPRRRPALCSASSPSVPQVVPAPHPWWSVQGFPPWPPRLPHTHPPARQVFTGRTLHPHNINHGNFGRSWRSFSTCGGLLMERSGRDREPPQKRRKSEEERRNEEERGRHTGGAAGATGGKAKDGSAKREHHHLDPSVDRRPRPNHHFRDGGEERRRSGAAGGSRDKDGDRTKTVSQDRQRRDGSGRDATPNQRWHKDSQAAGSRTQTPKSKPEQGQVPTHKPKPNPWFKGRGAEEQGGHHKNTKGPEEQTRDRRGGGGPWAGLPSQPRGTTPLNPWQGAGATRQPPPPRTPPPPATPQAEAAPVQPLHRHWESSPFCSTYPQPPGVSAAFDFSVMSYNILSQELLQDNDYLYKHCDPAVLPWEYRLPNLLTEIQQLDADILCLQEVQEDHYENQIKPALQRLGYQCEYKKRTGRKPDGCAIIFKSSRLSLLSSNPVEFLRPSDALLDRDNVGLVVLLRPNHASNHSDPSAFICVANTHLLYNPRRGDIKLAQLAILLAEISRLSRLPDGSTNPVVLCGDFNSTPWSPLYSFLTTGRLDYRGLPIGMVSGQENVPRAQRLLTSPIWSQSLGINHLCQYENRPTADSSPTCPSAVEGAISNLTVEDLSTKAAVAFHRARIEHGLKLQSTYQHHLMPDGRPEITTCHSRTAITVDYILFTPEVTSPPSCPGGGGGGLQLLGRLSLVGQPELQEVNSLPNQHHSSDHLPLLARFRFQR, from the exons ATGTTCCTTCGCCGGCTGAGCTCCCTCGGCTCCGCCTTCCTTCCCCGCAGACGCCCTGCTCTCTGCAGCGCCTCCTCCCCCTCCGTCCCCCAGGTTGTCCCCGCTCCACATCCATGGTGGTCAGTGCAGGGATTTCCCCCCTGGCCTCCGCGACtcccccacacccacccaccagCTCGTCAGGTTTTCACAGGGAGGACGTTACACCCTCATAACATCAACCACGGTAACTTTGGCCGGAGTTGGCGTTCGTTCTCCACCTGCGGCGGTCTCTTGATGGAGCGGTCCGGCAGAGATCGAGAGCCTCCTCAGAAACGGAGgaagagtgaagaggagaggaggaacgAGGAGGAACGAGGAAGACacacaggaggagcagcaggggcGACGGGAGGCAAGGCCAAGGATGGAAGCGCCAAGAGGGAGCACCATCACCTGGATCCCAGCGTGGACAGACGCCCCCGACCAAACCACCACTTCAGAGatggaggtgaagagaggaggaggagcggagCTGCAGGCGGCAGCAGAGATAAAGACGGAGACAGAACTAAAACTGTGAGtcaagacagacagaggagagacggCAGCGGTCGAGACGCGACCCCGAATCAAAGGTGGCATAAAGATTCACAGGCTGCAGGATCCAGGACTCAAACCCCGAAGTCTAAACCCGAACAGGGTCAGGTTCCCACGCACAAACCCAAACCTAACCCCTGGTTCAAAGGGAGGGGGGCGGAGGAGCAGGGGGGGCATCACAAGAATACAAAGGGACCGGAGGAACAGACAAGGGACAGACGTGGCGGTGGAGGTCCGTGGGCGGGACTTCCGTCCCAGCCTCGCGGAACCACTCCCCTAAACCCGTGGCAGGGAGCTGGAGCCACCAGACAACCTCCTCCACCTCGAACCCCCCCCCCGCCCGCCACACCACAGGCGGAGGCCGCACCAGTCCAAC ctcTTCACAGACACTGGGAGTCTTCTCCTTTCTGCAGTACCTACCCACAGCCACCGGGGGTCAGCGCAGCCTTCGACTTCTCCGTGATGTCCTACAACATCCTGTcccaggagctgctgcaggacaacGACTACCTGTACAAACACTGCGACCCCGCCGTCCTGCCCTGGGAGTACCGGCTGCCCAACCTGCTGACAGAGATCCAGCAGCTCGACGCCGAC atCCTGTGTCTGCAAGAAGTCCAGGAGGACCACTATGAAAACCAGATTAAACCTGCTCTACAGAGActag gttaCCAGTGTGAGTATAAGAAGCGGACAGGAAGGAAACCAGACGGCTGTGCTATCATCTTCAAGTCGTCccgcctctccctcctctcctccaatcCGGTTGAGTTTTTACGCCCCAGTGACGCCCTCCTCGACCGGGACAACGTTGGACTGGTCGTGCTGCTTCGACCTAACCACGCCTCCAACCACTCGGATCCCTCCGCCTTCATCTGTGTCGCCAACACGCACCTCCTCTACAACCCCCGCCGCGGTGACATCAAGCTGGCCCAGCTCGCCATCCTGTTGGCTGAGATCAGCCGGCTGTCCCGCCTCCCAGACGGGTCGACTAATCCCGTTGTGCTCTGCGGGGATTTTAACTCCACCCCCTGGAGTCCACTGTACAGCTTCCTGACCACTGGCCGCCTGGACTACAGAGGACTACCGATCGGCATg gtgtCTGGTCAGGAGAATGTTCCCAGAGCTCAGCGTCTCCTCACGTCTCCCATCTGGTCTCAGAGTTTAGGAATCAACCACCTGTGTCAGTACGAGAACCGACCCACAGCTGACTCCTCCCCCACCTGTCCCTCAG CTGTGGAGGGCGCCATCTCTAATCTGACTGTAGAAGATCTCTCCACCAAAGCTGCCGTCGCCTTTCACAG agcgAGGATCGAGCATGGCCTGAAGCTGCAGTCGACCTATCAGCATCACCTGATGCCTGATGGGAGACCTGAGATCACCACCTGTCACTCCCGCACGGCCATTACTGTGGATTACATCCTGTTCACTCCcg AAGTCACCTCCCCTCCCTCG